Proteins found in one Salvia splendens isolate huo1 chromosome 10, SspV2, whole genome shotgun sequence genomic segment:
- the LOC121752601 gene encoding uncharacterized protein LOC121752601, giving the protein MDKFPQEGKRPPSPPEEEEPHSLHESKIQDKRRSSSEPSEFFEFLHDFSSEMTNAEDIIFRGKLMPYQNPHPQILKSHSADDASRLSRIHRRGGSSLSAAARSRLATKAEAADIHRNSSKSSAKSEGSSKVKPRWFVMMFGPLKLQPEMDLRDIKSRQVRRNTGRLFAGIDGGGGRSDRRSFWGVDLLKVLSCKNHASVAVTASIGLVPHL; this is encoded by the coding sequence ATGGACAAGTTTCCACAAGAGGGAAAAAGGCCACCGTCGCCGCCGGAGGAGGAAGAGCCCCACTCCCTCCACGAATCAAAAATCCAAGACAAGCGGCGATCATCATCGGAGCCGTCGGAATTCTTCGAGTTCCTCCACGACTTCAGCTCCGAGATGACCAATGCAGAAGACATCATCTTCCGCGGGAAGCTCATGCCCTACCAAAACCCTCACCCCCAAATCCTCAAATCCCACTCCGCCGACGACGCCTCTCGCTTATCCAGAATCCATCGCCGCGGCGGCAGCTCGCTCTCCGCAGCCGCACGGTCTCGGTTGGCCACGAAAGCGGAGGCGGCGGACATTCACCGGAACTCTTCGAAGAGCTCGGCCAAGTCGGAGGGGTCGTCGAAGGTGAAACCGAGGTGGTTTGTGATGATGTTTGGGCCGCTCAAGCTTCAGCCGGAGATGGATCTCCGGGATATCAAGAGCAGGCAGGTTCGCCGGAATACGGGGAGGTTGTTCGCCGGGATTGACGGTGGCGGCGGCAGGAGTGATCGGAGGAGTTTTTGGGGTGTTGATTTGTTGAAGGTGTTGAGTTGCAAGAATCATGCAAGTGTGGCTGTCACGGCTTCCATTGGCCTTGTTCCacatttgtaa